In Vigna unguiculata cultivar IT97K-499-35 chromosome 3, ASM411807v1, whole genome shotgun sequence, a single genomic region encodes these proteins:
- the LOC114177883 gene encoding ribulose-1,5 bisphosphate carboxylase/oxygenase large subunit N-methyltransferase, chloroplastic — MAAVFSACSGSSSLFQGRNFFPFATKGSSSLHLKRPLTAKCVASLGTEISVPPAVDTFWQWLKEEGVISNKTPVKPGVVPEGLGLVALKDISRNEVVLQVPKRLWINPDAVAASEIGKVCSGLKPWLSVALFLIRERSKDDSLWKHYFGILPKETDSTIYWSEEELSELKGTQLLNTTLSVKEYVKNEFRRLEEEIILPNGKLFPSPITIDDFFWAFGILRSRAFSRLRNENLVVIPLADLINHSARVTTEEHAYEIKGPAGLFSWDYLFSLRSPLSLKAGDQVYIQYDLNKSNAELALDYGFIEPNGERNAYTLTLQIFESDPFFGDKLDIAESNGFGETAYFDIFYNRPLPPGLLPYLRLVALGGTDAFLLESIFRNSIWGHLELPVSRDNEELICRVLRKTCKTALAGYHTTIEEDQKLKEAKLDSRLAIAVGIREGEKQLLQQIDEIFEEKELELPQLEYYQERRLKDLGLCGESGDILGDLGKFF, encoded by the exons ATGGCTGCTGTATTTTCTGCATGTTCAggttcttcttctctttttcaagGCAGAAACTTCTTCCCCTTTGCAACCAAAGGGTCTTCTTCTCTACACCTCAAAAGGCCACTCACTGCCAAATGTGTAGCTTCTCTGGGAACTGAGATATCAGTGCCTCCAGCAGTTGACACTTTCTGGCAGTGGCTCAAGGAAGAGGGTGTTATCTCTAACAAAACTCCAGTGAAGCCTGGTGTGGTGCCAGAAGGCCTAGGACTGGTTGCACTCAAAGACATTTCTAGGAATGAGGTTGTGTTACAGGTGCCCAAGAGGCTGTGGATTAACCCTGATGCTGTGGCAGCTTCAGAGATTGGGAAAGTTTGTAGTGGATTGAAGCCTTGGTTGTCTGTTGCATTGTTTCTGATAAGAGAGAGATCAAAGGATGATTCTCTTTGGAAGCACTACTTCGGTATTCTGCCCAAGGAAACTGACTCTACAATATACTG GTCAGAGGAGGAGCTCTCTGAACTAAAAG GGACTCAACTTCTGAACACAACACTGAGTGTGAAAGAGTATGTGAAGAACGAATTTAGGAGACTGGAAGAAGAAATTATACTCCCTAATGGGAAGCTTTTCCCTTCTCCTATTACAATTGATGACTTCTTCTGGGCATTTGGAATTCTGAGATCAAGGGCATTTTCTCGCCTTCGCAATGAAAATCTAGTTGTGATTCCATTAGCTGACTTg ATAAACCATAGTGCCAGAGTAACTACAGAAGAACATGCTTATGAAATTAAAGGACCAGCAGGTCTTTTCTCCTGGGATTACCTATTTTCCCTGAGGAGCCCCCTTTCTCTCAAGGCTGGTGACCAG GTGTATATCCAATATGATTTGAATAAAAGCAATGCGGAGCTGGCTCTGGACTACGGTTTCATTGAACCAAATGGAGAGCGGAATGCATATACCTTGACACTGCAGATATTTGAGTCAGACCCCTTTTTTGGTGACAAATTAGACATTGCTGAGTCCAATGGTTTTGGTGAGACAGCATACTTTGACATCTTCTACAACCGCCCACTTCCACCGGGGCTGCTTCCATATCTGAGACTAGTAGCTCTAGGGGGCACTGATGCTTTCCTTTTAGAGTCAATATTTAGAAATTCCATTTGGGGTCATCTTGAATTGCCTGTGAGCCGTGACAATGAGGAGCTAATATGCAGAGTCCTTAGAAAGACCTGCAAAACTGCCCTTGCTGGTTATCATACAACCATTGAAGAG GATCAAAAGTTGAAAGAAGCTAAGCTAGATTCAAGGCTTGCTATAGCAGTGGGAATTAGAGAAGGGGAGAAGCAGCTCCTGCAGCAAATTGACGAGATCTTTGAGGAGAAAGAATTGGAATTGCCCCAGTTAGAATATTATCAGGAAAGGAGGCTCAAGGACCTTGGACTTTGCGGGGAAAGTGGTGATATCCTTGGGGACCTTGGAAAATTCTTTTAG